A genomic segment from Paenibacillus sp. FSL K6-1096 encodes:
- a CDS encoding SOS response-associated peptidase: MCGRYTITVTLEELIAKYFIREHPVIQYIPRFNAAPMQAIPAVIHDGEQNRLGFLRWGLLPSWSKEDKNAARLINARSETLLEKASFKGLVATRRCVIPADGFYEWKIRGSSKQPMRITMRDGKLFSMAGLYDIWTAPDGNRISTCTIITTAANRLMEDIHDRMPVILGPEQERQWLDRRSRDIPSLLKLLQPYDPEQMQAYPVSAAVGNVRNDSPELIKSV, translated from the coding sequence ATGTGCGGAAGATATACCATTACGGTAACGCTGGAAGAGCTGATCGCCAAGTATTTCATCCGGGAGCACCCTGTCATTCAGTATATCCCAAGGTTCAATGCCGCTCCGATGCAGGCAATCCCGGCCGTCATTCATGACGGTGAGCAGAACAGGCTGGGATTCCTCCGCTGGGGCCTGCTGCCCTCCTGGTCGAAGGAGGATAAGAACGCCGCCAGGCTAATTAATGCAAGGAGCGAAACTCTGCTGGAGAAAGCCTCCTTCAAAGGACTGGTGGCCACCCGCCGCTGTGTGATTCCCGCAGACGGCTTCTATGAGTGGAAGATCCGCGGGAGCAGCAAGCAGCCGATGAGGATTACAATGCGGGACGGGAAGCTTTTCTCCATGGCCGGGCTGTATGATATCTGGACCGCTCCTGACGGCAACCGAATCTCCACCTGCACCATCATCACTACTGCCGCCAACCGTCTCATGGAGGATATTCATGACCGGATGCCGGTCATTCTTGGCCCTGAGCAGGAGAGGCAGTGGCTGGACCGCCGGAGCCGTGACATCCCTTCACTTCTGAAGCTGCTGCAGCCTTACGACCCGGAGCAGATGCAAGCATATCCCGTGTCCGCTGCTGTCGGCAATGTGCGCAATGACTCTCCAGAGCTGATTAAGAGCGTTTAA
- a CDS encoding carbohydrate ABC transporter permease, protein MSTHRKRSVNSFLLTTLTWVIVILTVFPILWMIFTSLHSNDQILNGITTFSLPKPQWVNYINMWDTVNFAVYFRNSLLICGATTLLAGSFAVLAGYALARFDFPGSKLFSMSIISTQLIPGIMFLFPIYLMFLWIKNAIGLPMINTYWGMILVYTAFYTPISIWIMRSFFVSIPRDLEESASIDGCTKFQAFYKIILPLSLPGIIATGIFIFLTAWDELLFAWVLTTSSDVQTIPVGIRLFVGQYNTRYDLLMAASTVVTVPVMVIFFMTQKYFISGMTAGAVKG, encoded by the coding sequence ATGAGTACACACCGCAAACGTTCTGTCAATTCGTTCCTGCTGACTACATTGACCTGGGTGATCGTTATTTTGACGGTCTTCCCGATTCTCTGGATGATCTTCACCTCACTGCACTCCAATGACCAGATTCTGAACGGGATTACCACCTTCAGCCTGCCGAAGCCGCAGTGGGTCAACTATATCAATATGTGGGATACCGTTAACTTTGCCGTCTATTTCCGTAACAGTCTGCTGATCTGCGGGGCCACGACCCTGCTGGCCGGTTCCTTCGCCGTATTGGCAGGGTATGCGCTGGCCCGGTTTGATTTTCCGGGATCGAAGCTGTTCAGTATGAGCATTATCTCCACCCAGCTGATTCCGGGGATTATGTTCCTGTTCCCGATCTATCTGATGTTCCTGTGGATCAAGAATGCCATCGGCCTGCCGATGATCAATACGTACTGGGGCATGATTCTCGTCTATACGGCGTTCTATACCCCGATCAGTATCTGGATTATGCGCAGCTTCTTCGTATCGATCCCGAGAGATCTGGAGGAGTCGGCTTCGATTGACGGATGTACGAAATTCCAGGCCTTCTACAAAATCATTCTGCCGCTCTCTCTGCCCGGCATCATTGCTACAGGTATCTTCATCTTCCTGACCGCCTGGGATGAGCTGCTGTTCGCCTGGGTGCTTACGACCAGCTCGGATGTACAGACGATTCCTGTAGGTATCCGCCTGTTCGTCGGCCAGTACAATACGCGTTATGACCTGCTGATGGCTGCTTCTACGGTGGTCACTGTGCCGGTTATGGTCATCTTCTTCATGACTCAGAAATACTTTATCAGCGGTATGACTGCGGGTGCGGTTAAGGGCTAA
- a CDS encoding cysteine desulfurase family protein produces the protein MKPIYLDHAASTPVHPEVAKVMYNILLNEYGNASSVHQFGRSAKRIVSGARDSIAGFLGCSPEEWIFTSGGTESDNLALFGAAHASAHKGRHIITTAIEHHAVLHTCGELEHQGFEVTYLPVDSTGLVSVEAVESALREDTVLISIMYVNNEVGTVQPIEEIGRLAAGRGILMHVDAVQALGTLPFRLNELPVDYMSFSAHKIGGPQGIGGLYVRRGVPLAPRQHGGLQERGRRAGTESLANIAGFAAAVELAVQGMQEHHERALELRSTLLQELDKQVGADGYVLNGNEQHTVPGIVNISFPGAATDVMLMNLDMERIAAASGSACTSGSLEISHVLQAMKLPEELLRSAIRFSTGLGNTNEEMQVVAQKVGTVLNRLRTRN, from the coding sequence ATGAAACCCATCTATTTGGACCACGCCGCCTCAACACCGGTTCATCCCGAGGTGGCGAAGGTCATGTATAATATATTGCTGAATGAATACGGCAATGCGTCCAGCGTACACCAGTTCGGACGGTCTGCCAAAAGAATTGTGAGTGGAGCGCGCGACAGCATCGCGGGCTTTTTGGGCTGTTCGCCTGAGGAGTGGATCTTCACCAGCGGCGGCACCGAGAGCGACAATCTCGCTTTGTTCGGTGCCGCCCATGCTTCTGCCCATAAGGGCAGACATATCATTACTACAGCCATTGAGCATCATGCAGTGCTGCATACGTGCGGGGAGCTGGAGCATCAGGGCTTCGAGGTCACTTATCTGCCAGTGGACTCTACCGGACTTGTCTCTGTGGAGGCGGTAGAATCGGCCCTGCGCGAGGATACAGTACTGATTAGCATAATGTATGTGAATAATGAAGTGGGAACTGTACAGCCTATAGAAGAGATTGGCAGGCTGGCTGCCGGACGCGGGATCCTTATGCATGTAGATGCTGTACAGGCTCTGGGGACGCTGCCGTTCCGGCTGAATGAGCTGCCGGTTGATTATATGAGCTTCTCGGCCCACAAGATTGGAGGTCCGCAGGGGATTGGAGGCCTGTATGTCCGGCGGGGGGTCCCGCTTGCGCCAAGACAGCACGGCGGGCTTCAGGAGCGCGGCCGTCGGGCAGGCACGGAGAGCCTGGCGAATATTGCCGGTTTCGCAGCAGCTGTAGAGCTGGCTGTACAAGGGATGCAGGAGCATCATGAACGGGCGCTTGAACTGCGCAGTACACTGCTGCAGGAGCTGGACAAGCAGGTTGGAGCAGACGGATATGTGCTCAACGGGAATGAGCAGCATACGGTGCCGGGAATTGTGAATATCAGCTTCCCCGGAGCCGCAACCGATGTGATGCTGATGAACCTCGACATGGAGCGGATCGCAGCGGCCAGCGGTTCAGCCTGCACCTCAGGGTCGCTGGAAATCTCGCATGTTCTGCAGGCGATGAAGCTTCCGGAAGAACTTTTGCGCTCGGCGATTCGCTTCAGTACAGGTTTGGGTAATACTAATGAAGAAATGCAGGTTGTCGCCCAGAAAGTTGGAACCGTATTGAACCGGCTACGTACAAGAAACTAG
- a CDS encoding carbohydrate binding domain-containing protein, whose product MYRKGISKILIAGLLLSGIQVPGHAGIVQADGSKDQAGLSAATGSTAVQAAGYADMKQHWASAAVNRLSAAGILQGDGEGQFKPGQPVSRAELAAIVSRVFRYTDAGSAAFSDVSASSWYSQDVSRVSAAGVIQGYADGRFQPGAAVTRQEALTMLSRAFSLTADSQAALASQSDAAAVSGYAREAVSAMLDAGYLRGDAEGKLNPKAQMTRAELAELLGRMIGWISTAGGSQSIGAVSGNVIINRADVQLDGGDVNGSLYVTAGVGEGEVSFSGIKVQGTVHITGGGDHSVIFRKASLGQVKLNKPAAPVRLVLEGSSAARIELLQPAKVEIGTGSRVDHLVTGVNAAGSEIVNRGQISLLENQAERVLLNGLALQKGETLRGLTGNGATAKASTAPTAATGSAAGGGSAGEATPAPTAAPTAAPTAEPTAAPTPTPTPTPQPESNPWELVWNDEFDGHAIDESKWNVQDTGTVYNNELEYYHPDNASLTTEGGNSVLELEARKEAYGGKDYTSAKLTSKMKGDWTYGKFTVRAKLPIQQGMWPAIWMMPTDDETQYGPWPGSGEMDIMELTGPVAGEPEKADLYPRTVHGSLHYDIPHMSQSKTYVLPEGQTFADEYHDFTLEWLPGLIRYYVDDKMYFETSDWGTKAEGQPDYYTYPAPFDRPFYMILNLAVGGDWPGDPKADFKSDKMYVDYVRVYKYKNLDQLPDVTGQRPTKPELSTPQRPALEDGNQIYNGDFKGAAAADGVPEYWQLIKNAGGSGTASVIDDQDKGKAVKVAIQEAGTQNYSIQLTQMPLLLEKDKAYKVTFDAKADAARPLMSKLTEYGGGWTAYSKERNFQLTPDWKSYEYSFTMTNASDNNARFEFNLGQNDITAYFANVRVTETEPEPVVRTPLADGNLIYNGGFDLGAARLGYWSFAVKPDSGAAAQASVTSTLELPLMKREFKADIQQAGGSPEAVTLTQTGIPLSSAGVYQLSFSARSDQSQPLGIKLENNGGQTVYPDGSVFTLTPDWKSYTAEIALSGGSGTEGTLSFLLGQAAGQTGIDNVRLVRMVDPPVLGNYLHLRGDQYWTSSGISLVPSGEGGKDVTGMDEGDSVEYKVVLPQAAAVVPVMRVSSVSADSVLKLSVLDASKQSVTSSVYSMAVGDTGGLQTYRALIGTPLELPAGSYYIRLGGSGYNLAWLDLTRELVVNGSFKDASTDNWTLFKKDWEDNDPGKSTVMNAVYGELQIDLGGTGTEAWHAQVKQAGIPVEQGKKYLLRFDADASVARDIKALVQHDGTDDGNWTPYLEQELRLSPDGGHYEYLFTAKATDPAAVLQFSLGMISEELGAHTVKLRNISLLQVSPVLDGEAYGENLVPNGDFSAPLQGWSSYSSDSGELSIDNVDGALQMQVGSTGTNSWDRQVFYEGIAYNEGNHYTLTFKAKASAERKMNISIGWLDVANNYTWHGYASKIVDLGTGYQEYTVEFDVAGDSTSIGRISFELGNIQDGGAGHLTVDVDDIVLMNNGAAVTP is encoded by the coding sequence ATGTACCGCAAAGGAATATCCAAAATCCTGATTGCCGGGCTCCTGTTGTCAGGAATTCAGGTTCCGGGGCACGCAGGGATTGTGCAGGCGGACGGCAGTAAGGATCAGGCCGGACTGTCAGCAGCTACAGGCAGTACAGCAGTACAAGCGGCAGGGTATGCCGATATGAAGCAGCATTGGGCTTCGGCTGCAGTGAACAGGCTGTCAGCCGCGGGAATTCTGCAGGGTGACGGGGAAGGTCAGTTCAAACCGGGGCAGCCGGTCTCGCGGGCTGAGCTGGCGGCTATCGTCAGCAGAGTATTCCGTTACACGGATGCCGGTTCTGCTGCATTTAGTGATGTAAGCGCTTCTTCCTGGTACTCCCAGGATGTCAGCCGGGTTAGTGCAGCAGGCGTAATCCAGGGGTATGCAGACGGCCGGTTCCAGCCGGGGGCTGCTGTCACCCGCCAGGAAGCACTGACGATGCTTAGCCGGGCGTTCTCGCTTACGGCGGACTCCCAGGCTGCACTGGCCTCGCAGTCTGACGCGGCTGCGGTCAGCGGCTACGCCAGAGAAGCGGTGAGTGCCATGCTGGACGCCGGTTACCTGCGCGGCGATGCGGAGGGCAAGCTGAATCCCAAGGCGCAGATGACCCGGGCCGAGCTGGCTGAGCTGCTGGGACGTATGATCGGCTGGATCAGCACAGCCGGGGGGAGCCAGTCTATTGGCGCCGTCTCCGGGAATGTGATCATCAACCGGGCGGATGTGCAGCTGGACGGGGGGGACGTTAACGGCAGCCTCTATGTCACTGCCGGAGTAGGAGAGGGAGAAGTATCGTTCTCCGGCATCAAGGTGCAGGGAACGGTACATATCACAGGAGGCGGCGACCACTCCGTCATCTTCCGCAAAGCTTCGCTGGGGCAGGTTAAGCTGAATAAGCCGGCAGCTCCGGTAAGGCTGGTACTGGAGGGCAGCTCCGCAGCGCGGATCGAGCTGCTCCAGCCGGCCAAGGTGGAGATCGGGACCGGTTCCCGGGTAGACCACCTGGTTACGGGTGTTAATGCCGCCGGTTCTGAGATCGTGAACCGGGGGCAGATCAGCCTGCTGGAGAACCAGGCTGAGCGTGTGCTGCTGAACGGGCTGGCGCTCCAGAAGGGCGAGACGCTGCGCGGCTTGACCGGCAATGGGGCAACAGCGAAGGCCAGCACTGCGCCAACCGCAGCGACTGGGTCCGCAGCGGGCGGCGGAAGTGCAGGCGAGGCTACGCCTGCACCAACCGCAGCACCTACGGCCGCGCCGACCGCAGAACCAACGGCCGCACCAACACCAACGCCGACACCAACGCCGCAACCCGAGAGCAATCCGTGGGAGCTGGTCTGGAATGATGAATTCGACGGCCACGCGATCGATGAGAGCAAATGGAATGTACAGGATACCGGAACGGTATACAATAACGAGCTGGAATACTATCATCCGGACAACGCTTCGCTGACTACAGAGGGCGGAAATAGCGTGCTGGAGCTGGAAGCCCGGAAGGAAGCCTACGGCGGGAAGGATTATACATCCGCCAAGCTGACCTCCAAGATGAAGGGCGACTGGACCTACGGCAAGTTCACCGTGCGCGCCAAGCTGCCGATTCAGCAGGGCATGTGGCCGGCCATCTGGATGATGCCGACGGACGATGAGACGCAGTATGGACCTTGGCCGGGAAGCGGCGAGATGGACATCATGGAGCTGACCGGACCCGTTGCCGGTGAACCGGAGAAGGCGGACCTGTATCCAAGAACCGTTCACGGCTCGCTTCACTACGATATTCCGCATATGTCGCAGTCCAAGACGTATGTGCTGCCGGAAGGCCAGACCTTCGCCGATGAGTACCACGACTTCACACTGGAATGGCTTCCGGGCCTGATCCGCTATTATGTGGACGATAAAATGTATTTCGAGACCAGCGACTGGGGCACGAAGGCCGAAGGCCAGCCGGATTATTATACGTATCCTGCGCCGTTCGACCGCCCGTTCTACATGATTCTCAATCTGGCCGTGGGCGGCGACTGGCCGGGTGATCCGAAGGCTGACTTCAAGTCGGATAAAATGTATGTCGACTATGTCCGGGTCTACAAATACAAGAACCTGGATCAATTGCCGGATGTAACGGGACAGCGGCCAACGAAGCCGGAGTTATCCACTCCGCAGCGTCCGGCCCTGGAAGACGGCAACCAGATCTATAACGGCGACTTCAAGGGTGCAGCCGCAGCGGACGGCGTGCCGGAATACTGGCAGCTGATCAAGAATGCAGGCGGCAGCGGAACAGCCTCTGTCATTGATGATCAGGACAAAGGCAAGGCAGTGAAGGTTGCCATCCAGGAAGCCGGAACCCAGAATTATTCCATTCAGCTGACCCAGATGCCGCTGCTGCTGGAGAAGGATAAGGCCTACAAGGTGACCTTCGATGCCAAAGCGGATGCAGCACGTCCGCTGATGAGCAAGCTGACGGAATACGGCGGCGGATGGACGGCCTATTCCAAGGAACGCAACTTCCAGCTTACGCCGGACTGGAAATCGTATGAATACAGCTTCACGATGACGAATGCTTCTGACAACAATGCCCGGTTCGAGTTCAATCTGGGCCAGAACGATATTACCGCCTATTTCGCCAATGTGCGGGTGACCGAGACGGAGCCGGAGCCGGTGGTGCGCACACCGCTTGCTGACGGCAACCTGATCTATAATGGAGGCTTCGATCTTGGAGCAGCTCGTCTGGGCTACTGGAGCTTTGCCGTGAAGCCGGACTCCGGGGCAGCGGCACAGGCCAGTGTAACCAGTACGCTGGAGCTGCCGCTGATGAAGCGTGAATTCAAGGCGGACATCCAGCAGGCCGGAGGGTCGCCGGAGGCTGTGACACTGACACAGACAGGCATCCCTCTCTCTTCGGCAGGAGTGTATCAGCTCTCATTCTCGGCCAGATCGGACCAGTCGCAGCCGCTTGGCATCAAGCTGGAGAACAACGGCGGGCAGACCGTCTATCCGGACGGGTCCGTGTTCACACTGACGCCGGACTGGAAAAGCTACACCGCAGAGATCGCCTTGTCCGGCGGCTCGGGTACGGAAGGCACACTATCGTTCCTGCTGGGCCAGGCTGCGGGGCAAACCGGGATTGATAATGTCCGCCTGGTGCGGATGGTTGATCCGCCGGTACTTGGCAATTACCTGCATCTGCGGGGAGACCAGTACTGGACCTCCTCGGGCATCAGCCTCGTGCCAAGCGGTGAAGGCGGCAAGGATGTCACCGGTATGGACGAGGGAGACTCTGTTGAATACAAAGTCGTTCTTCCTCAGGCTGCGGCCGTCGTTCCCGTAATGCGGGTGTCGAGCGTCTCAGCAGATTCAGTGCTTAAGCTATCCGTGCTGGATGCCAGCAAGCAGAGCGTGACTTCCTCTGTGTACAGCATGGCAGTAGGAGATACTGGCGGTCTTCAGACTTACCGCGCGCTCATCGGGACGCCGCTGGAGCTGCCTGCAGGAAGCTATTACATCCGTCTTGGCGGCAGCGGCTATAATCTGGCCTGGCTGGATCTCACCCGCGAGCTGGTGGTGAACGGCAGCTTCAAGGATGCCTCCACCGACAACTGGACACTGTTCAAGAAGGACTGGGAAGACAATGATCCGGGCAAGAGCACTGTAATGAACGCGGTATACGGAGAACTCCAGATTGACCTGGGCGGAACCGGAACAGAGGCCTGGCATGCACAGGTGAAGCAAGCGGGTATCCCTGTAGAGCAGGGCAAGAAATATCTGCTGCGCTTCGATGCCGATGCTTCGGTAGCCAGAGATATTAAAGCGCTGGTTCAGCATGACGGGACTGACGATGGCAATTGGACCCCTTATCTGGAGCAGGAATTGAGACTCAGCCCCGACGGCGGGCATTATGAATACCTGTTCACTGCGAAGGCAACTGATCCTGCCGCTGTGCTGCAGTTCAGTCTGGGCATGATCTCCGAAGAGCTGGGCGCGCACACGGTCAAGCTCAGAAATATCTCCCTGCTCCAGGTAAGTCCGGTGCTGGATGGTGAGGCTTACGGGGAGAATCTGGTTCCGAACGGGGATTTCTCGGCTCCGCTCCAGGGCTGGAGCAGCTATTCCTCCGACAGCGGTGAGCTGTCCATTGATAATGTGGACGGGGCGCTGCAGATGCAGGTCGGCTCCACCGGTACCAACAGTTGGGACCGGCAGGTCTTCTATGAAGGCATCGCCTACAATGAAGGCAATCATTACACACTCACCTTCAAGGCCAAGGCATCGGCTGAACGCAAAATGAACATCAGCATCGGCTGGCTGGATGTTGCGAACAATTACACCTGGCACGGCTATGCCAGCAAGATCGTTGATCTGGGTACCGGCTATCAGGAATATACCGTAGAATTCGATGTTGCCGGAGACAGCACCTCCATCGGCCGTATTTCCTTCGAGCTGGGAAATATCCAGGATGGCGGCGCAGGCCATCTGACGGTGGATGTTGATGATATCGTGCTGATGAACAACGGCGCAGCAGTGACTCCTTAA
- a CDS encoding sugar ABC transporter permease — MGLHTEKSLSAKNTSSKRGVLLKRIRDNKFAYMLMVPTIIFMLLVHLLPMIQGFWMSFLKLNQFTLVKYLKAPFVGIDNYVGLLFNTDNPVRQGLNFAIRNTAIYAVIVTIGVMFMGLMMAMLLNRDFPGRSIARTAMLLPWVVPSYVVGVLWGFMWQQNGIINYILVDVLHLMNEKPFWLLGPNTIWAIIIPTIWRGWPFLMVIFLAGLQTIPEDIYEAATIDGAGKFRQFWNMTLPMLKPVIAVQLLFQIINNVYSYNIVSTMFGNGAGYPGEWGDLLMTALTRQSFGYWAFGSGSAASIMLMFAMLMVVGVWYRVFRSELNAQ, encoded by the coding sequence ATGGGACTCCATACTGAGAAAAGTCTGTCTGCCAAAAACACCTCCAGCAAGCGTGGAGTGCTGCTCAAGCGGATCAGAGACAATAAATTTGCTTACATGCTGATGGTTCCGACCATCATTTTCATGCTGCTTGTGCATTTGCTTCCGATGATTCAGGGCTTCTGGATGTCCTTCCTGAAGCTGAACCAGTTCACACTGGTCAAATATCTGAAGGCGCCGTTTGTCGGCATCGACAACTACGTGGGCCTGCTGTTCAACACCGACAATCCGGTCCGCCAGGGACTTAATTTCGCTATCCGCAACACCGCGATTTATGCGGTGATCGTTACCATCGGCGTCATGTTCATGGGCCTGATGATGGCCATGCTGCTGAACCGTGATTTTCCGGGCCGCAGTATCGCCCGCACCGCCATGCTGCTTCCTTGGGTCGTTCCATCCTATGTGGTCGGCGTACTCTGGGGCTTCATGTGGCAGCAGAACGGAATTATCAACTATATCCTGGTGGATGTTCTGCATCTGATGAATGAGAAGCCGTTCTGGCTGCTTGGACCCAACACGATCTGGGCCATTATTATTCCAACCATCTGGCGCGGCTGGCCGTTCCTGATGGTCATTTTCCTCGCGGGGCTTCAGACGATTCCTGAGGATATCTACGAAGCGGCCACCATTGACGGGGCAGGCAAGTTCCGCCAGTTCTGGAACATGACACTGCCGATGCTGAAGCCGGTTATTGCCGTACAGCTCTTATTCCAGATTATTAACAACGTCTACTCCTATAACATCGTCTCCACGATGTTCGGTAATGGCGCCGGATATCCTGGCGAATGGGGAGACCTGCTGATGACTGCCTTGACCCGCCAATCCTTCGGGTATTGGGCCTTCGGTTCGGGTTCTGCCGCATCCATTATGCTGATGTTCGCCATGCTGATGGTGGTCGGAGTCTGGTACCGTGTCTTTAGATCGGAGTTGAATGCCCAATGA
- a CDS encoding PRC-barrel domain-containing protein, producing MKLQDMIGLTVYEVEEGTEVGEIIDIGLDSNWNITGIELESKSFFARLVKVVAWDNIVAYGEDAVMIRDKESIVKVDADHISYTFLSGKNKLKDRQVLTASGTVLGRISDVYFDQKLGNTIVALEISDGLVTDLIEGRKWLPCSEEMSIGEDSVLVPAMSEERLQKAINIVNG from the coding sequence ATGAAACTTCAAGATATGATAGGCCTCACTGTATACGAAGTTGAAGAAGGTACCGAGGTCGGTGAGATCATTGATATCGGACTGGATTCAAACTGGAATATTACGGGTATTGAACTGGAAAGCAAATCTTTTTTTGCAAGGCTTGTGAAAGTTGTGGCATGGGATAATATTGTAGCTTATGGCGAGGATGCAGTCATGATCCGCGATAAAGAGTCGATCGTCAAGGTCGATGCTGACCATATATCCTACACATTCCTCTCAGGAAAGAACAAATTGAAGGACAGGCAGGTGCTTACTGCATCCGGAACAGTGCTTGGACGTATCTCGGATGTTTATTTTGACCAGAAGTTGGGAAATACAATAGTAGCACTGGAAATCAGTGACGGGCTTGTCACCGATTTGATCGAAGGACGCAAATGGCTGCCTTGTTCTGAAGAGATGTCGATCGGAGAGGATTCTGTGCTGGTTCCTGCGATGAGTGAAGAACGGCTGCAAAAGGCCATTAATATTGTTAACGGATAG
- a CDS encoding sugar ABC transporter substrate-binding protein, with the protein MKKTAVSIAALLMAFSVVASACGNNNTQSSSANNGGKKDESSATAAPATPSNDPVTLNAWVMPNSPKPDADFLKTLEPYLKEHPNVTMKVTVLDWGSAWTKITTAATSGEGPDLLQLGSTWVPAIASMGGIDKITDKVADVGGAEAFLPAIWKTTSIAGDSEVYGVPWFVDARAIYYRTDVFKQAGVDTATAFKDWDSFKNALKAVNGQTVDGKKVAALGLPGKNDWNVVHNIFPWIWAAGGDVLSADNKDVIFNDDKGLDGVMYYTGLAAEGLVDKSSLEKNSSQIESDFGDGKSAVIISGPWLAKNFATPKANGGMDDKLAAKNFAVAPLPAGPSEQATFVGGSELTVFSGSKNKEATWEVIKYLASDEAQKAYANVSGQLPAKLSQLESPDLDANMKAFTEAVKYGRTYPSIPQWGPTETALQKHFANVWDIVAGVKGTYSRESVKEELDSAAAEVNAIINQ; encoded by the coding sequence GTGAAAAAGACAGCGGTATCCATCGCTGCACTGCTTATGGCCTTCTCGGTAGTAGCCAGTGCATGCGGAAACAACAATACTCAATCAAGTTCTGCTAACAACGGGGGAAAGAAAGATGAGAGCAGCGCTACAGCCGCTCCGGCAACGCCAAGCAATGATCCGGTTACGCTGAATGCCTGGGTTATGCCGAACAGTCCGAAACCGGATGCGGACTTCCTGAAGACGCTTGAGCCTTATCTGAAAGAGCATCCGAATGTGACCATGAAGGTGACTGTACTGGACTGGGGCTCTGCCTGGACCAAGATTACAACAGCGGCTACCAGCGGCGAAGGTCCGGACCTGCTCCAGCTCGGCTCGACATGGGTTCCGGCGATTGCCAGCATGGGCGGTATTGATAAAATCACTGACAAAGTAGCTGATGTGGGCGGTGCTGAAGCCTTCCTGCCGGCGATCTGGAAGACAACCTCCATTGCAGGCGACAGCGAGGTCTACGGAGTGCCTTGGTTCGTGGATGCCCGTGCTATCTACTACCGTACAGACGTATTCAAGCAAGCAGGTGTAGATACAGCTACAGCCTTCAAGGATTGGGATTCCTTCAAGAACGCATTGAAGGCTGTCAACGGACAGACTGTGGACGGCAAGAAGGTTGCCGCACTTGGACTTCCGGGCAAAAACGACTGGAACGTTGTGCATAACATCTTCCCTTGGATCTGGGCTGCTGGGGGCGACGTCCTCTCGGCTGACAACAAGGATGTTATCTTCAACGATGATAAAGGCCTTGACGGTGTAATGTACTACACCGGGCTTGCTGCCGAAGGACTGGTGGACAAGTCTTCCCTGGAGAAGAACTCCTCCCAGATTGAGAGTGACTTCGGTGACGGCAAATCGGCGGTGATTATCTCCGGCCCATGGCTGGCGAAGAACTTTGCCACCCCTAAGGCTAACGGCGGTATGGATGACAAGCTGGCAGCGAAGAATTTCGCCGTGGCTCCGCTTCCGGCCGGTCCGAGCGAACAGGCCACCTTCGTCGGCGGCAGTGAGCTGACCGTGTTCAGCGGCTCGAAGAACAAAGAAGCCACTTGGGAAGTGATCAAATACCTGGCTTCCGATGAAGCACAGAAGGCTTATGCTAACGTATCGGGCCAGCTTCCGGCCAAGCTGTCGCAGCTTGAATCCCCGGATCTGGATGCCAACATGAAGGCCTTCACTGAGGCTGTCAAATACGGAAGAACCTATCCGTCCATCCCGCAATGGGGACCTACAGAGACCGCATTGCAGAAGCACTTCGCTAACGTATGGGATATCGTTGCCGGTGTGAAGGGCACGTACAGCAGAGAGAGCGTGAAGGAAGAGCTGGATTCCGCAGCAGCAGAAGTTAACGCAATCATCAATCAATAG